The DNA region GCGGGCCCTTGCGGGCCGGACGGCGCTGCGCCTGCGAGGCGCGAACGGCCTGCTCCTGCGCCTCGCGCTCGGCCCGGCTCTGGACGACGTCGCCCTTGTAGATCCAGACCTTGACGCCGATCCGGCCGAACGTCGTACGGGCCTCGTAGAAGCCGTAGTCGATGTTCGCGCGGAGGGTGTGCAGCGGCACGCGGCCCTCGCGGTAGAACTCCGAGCGGCTCATCTCCGCGCCGCCGAGGCGGCCCGAGCACTGCACCCGGATGCCCTTGGCGCCGGCCTTCATCGCCGTCTGCATGCCCTTGCGCATCGCGCGCCGGAACGACACGCGGGACGAGAGCTGCTCGGCGACGCCCTGCGCGACGAGCTGCGCGTCGATCTCGGGGTTCTTGACCTCGAGGATGTTGAGCTGGACCTGCTTGCCGGTCAGCTTCTCGAGGTCGCCACGGATGCGGTCCGCCTCCGCGCCGCGACGGCCGATGACGATGCCGGGCCGCGCGGTGTGGATGTCGACGCGCACGCGCTCACGCGTCCGCTCGATGTCGACGCGGCTGATGCCGGCGCGCTCCATGCCCTTGCCGAGCATGCGCCGGATCGCCACGTCCTCCTTGACGTAGTCCTTGTACTCCTTGTCCGCGTACCAGCGGGACTTCCACTCGGTGGTGATACCGAGCCGGAACCCGTGCGGGTTGACCTTCTGCCCCACTAGCGGGCCCCTCCTCTGCTGCTGGTCGACCGCGCCGCGGTCGCGGGCTCACGGCTCTCGACGACGACCGTGATGTGGCACGTCCGCTTGCGGATCCGGTACGCCCGGCCCTGCGCGCGGGGGCGGAACCGCTTCATGGTCGGGCCCTCGTCGACGAACGCCTGGGCGACGACGAGCCGGTCACGGTCGCGCAGGTGCGCGTTGTGCTCGGCGTTGGCCATCGCGGAGGCGACGACCTTGTAGACGTCCTCGCTCGCGGCCTGGGGCGCGAACTTCAGGACGTTCAGCGCCTCGGTCGCGGGCAGGCCGCGGATCATGTCGACGACGCGGCGCGCCTTCATCGGCGAGACGTGGACGTACCGCGCCTTCGCCATGGCGCCCGGGTAGGTCTGCTGCTCAGCCACGACGCGCCCTCCGCTCGTCCTTCACGTGCCCGCGGAACGTGCGCGTGGGCGCGAACTCGCCGAGCTTGTGGCCGACCATGCCCTCGGTCACGAAGACCGGGACGTGCTTGCGACCGTCGTGGACGGCGATCGTGTGCCCGAGCATGTCGGGGATGATCGTCGAGCGACGCGACCACGTCTTGATGACGTTCTTGGTCCCCTTGGTGTTCTGGTCGTCGACCTTGTCCAGCAGGTGCTGGTCGACGAAGGGGCCCTTCTTGAGGCTCCGCGGCATGGTCTCGTGCTCCCTAGCGCTTCTTGTTCTT from Frankiaceae bacterium includes:
- the rplV gene encoding 50S ribosomal protein L22; translation: MAKARYVHVSPMKARRVVDMIRGLPATEALNVLKFAPQAASEDVYKVVASAMANAEHNAHLRDRDRLVVAQAFVDEGPTMKRFRPRAQGRAYRIRKRTCHITVVVESREPATAARSTSSRGGAR
- the rpsS gene encoding 30S ribosomal protein S19, which codes for MPRSLKKGPFVDQHLLDKVDDQNTKGTKNVIKTWSRRSTIIPDMLGHTIAVHDGRKHVPVFVTEGMVGHKLGEFAPTRTFRGHVKDERRARRG
- the rpsC gene encoding 30S ribosomal protein S3, translated to MGQKVNPHGFRLGITTEWKSRWYADKEYKDYVKEDVAIRRMLGKGMERAGISRVDIERTRERVRVDIHTARPGIVIGRRGAEADRIRGDLEKLTGKQVQLNILEVKNPEIDAQLVAQGVAEQLSSRVSFRRAMRKGMQTAMKAGAKGIRVQCSGRLGGAEMSRSEFYREGRVPLHTLRANIDYGFYEARTTFGRIGVKVWIYKGDVVQSRAEREAQEQAVRASQAQRRPARKGPRSSAAGQAGAADALPVEATTEVAAPQQAEVSAPPAETPAEITGGADVATTTDQGETTTEGGAE